The following are encoded together in the Hemicordylus capensis ecotype Gifberg chromosome 4, rHemCap1.1.pri, whole genome shotgun sequence genome:
- the RGS5 gene encoding regulator of G-protein signaling 5 isoform X2 — protein MAEKAKKIYEEFIQSEAPNEVNIDHFTKSVTMKNLMEPSVSTFDLAQKRIFTLMEKDSLPRFVRSNIYLELIK, from the exons ATGGCGGAGAAGGCCAAGAAAATCTATGAGGAATTTATCCAGAGTGAGGCTCCCAATGAG GTGAATATTGACCATTTCACCAAATCTGTGACCATGAAGAACCTGATGGAGCCATCTGTGAGCACTTTTGACCTGGCCCAGAAGAGAATCTTCACACTGATGGAGAAGGATTCCCTGCCCAGATTTGTGCGCTCCAATATATATCTGGAGTTAATCAAGTAG